The DNA sequence tgataattcacccgttatctccacaatattttcagatattatggATGTTTCAGCGAGGATCAAGAGTAGAAAGCATGTACAAGGCTACGTGATtatagtggattaagtacaaAGAGGCTAGTACTTttgttattggagaattttattcaaTGGTTTTGTTTTACTCAGTCGACTTTGTATTTCGGAAGgttaatgtttattttgagattttttggtGTTTAGATTATTGATATTGGGATAGTTGATTTGAAACAGTGAGTCTTATGCatcattgaaaatttgaagtCTACGACTGTTTGattgagatatgattttaagtaacaAGTAACTCTTTGACCCATCCGGAACCTGGCCGTTACACATaatcatgtcatgcatgcatggccctTTGActccttttattttgaaaatagctATAATTCACAACATGTTTAGTCTGTGTACAAGCCATATCTAGCCTGTCGCACAAAACGGATATACATGATGCATACTTAATGCATCTTAGTGAAACTAATAATTGAAcatgtgcatgccatgcatatatacatatatgcttAATTTGGCTACTACAATGTTTGGTTTCACTTTATTGCAAGCCATATATAGTACTACGCCACCATATTCGGTACTGTATTTAGTATATGCTTCTTGGTCTGCCGGCCTTAAAAGAGTACTGATCAGTATGATCTAGTACTTCAGCAGTTTCTTTTAGTATCACAAAGAAAGAGATGGTGACTCTGGCCAGTTGATGATGGAACTGAATGCCTGGCTGTGTTTGGTTCATCCGCGTCTTCATCATCAGTAGTACTGTCCACGACTGCCTTAGTTTCCATGCTTGCCGCGCCTTCCTTGAAGGTAGCTTGCGGTAATTTCGGGGCACCAGCACCAGCCTTACCGGCCTTTCGATTTGTTAGGAACTGAGGGTTGGGCTTCGACGTACGCTTTTTATCCACCAATGGGATCCTGCTTTCTGCACTGGCTTCTTTCAGAGTTGCTAAGATCAAGAGGAATGCAACAAAGAGAACGATCAGTAAGCTGGTCTTCATGATCGATCAATCTGTCTTTCTAACCCGCCTGAAAAAGAATTAAGCAGATGCATGCATGTGCTAATAAGATCATTATTGTTTGACAAAACTAAATAATTATGATCATGAACTTAATTAGA is a window from the Juglans regia cultivar Chandler chromosome 7, Walnut 2.0, whole genome shotgun sequence genome containing:
- the LOC109020237 gene encoding uncharacterized protein LOC109020237: MAIQFLVIAIDGSELVCGYTLLIPLDRLLREALYLAYIYQLCEPATPSLLLKHLLASKRAAATLKEASAESRIPLVDKKRTSKPNPQFLTNRKAGKAGAGAPKLPQATFKEGAASMETKAVVDSTTDDEDADEPNTARHSVPSSTGQSHHLFLCDTKRNC